One window of the Saccopteryx bilineata isolate mSacBil1 chromosome 2, mSacBil1_pri_phased_curated, whole genome shotgun sequence genome contains the following:
- the LOC136322793 gene encoding LOW QUALITY PROTEIN: DNA repair protein XRCC4-like (The sequence of the model RefSeq protein was modified relative to this genomic sequence to represent the inferred CDS: inserted 2 bases in 1 codon), with product MEKKVNRISLASEPDIIHFLQIAWEKTLGSGFVIILTDGQSAWTGTVCESAISQEADDMAMEKEKYVDELRKALVSGAGPADAYTFNFSKESGHFSFEKNLKDVSFKLGSFNLEKVASPAEVIRRLICDCLDTIADNQAKNEHLRNENERXLRDWNDVQGRFERCVSAKETVETDLYKRFILVLNEKKAKIRSLHQLLSEVQEEEKNTDPERETACSDIAVDRDTVYDESTDEEGNNLPDSSFSAPGKDDSIISSPDVTDIAPSRKRRQRMQKNLGTGPKMATQECQLQEKEKFLFSPQLA from the exons atggagaaaaaagtaaacagaatCAGTCTTGCTTCTGAACCTGATATAATTCATTTTCTACAAATAGCTTGGGAGAAAACACTAGGATCTGGTTTTGTTATTATACTTACTGATGGCCAGTCAGCATGGACCGGGACAGTTTGTGAATCAGCGATTTCCCAAGAAGCTGATGACATGGcaatggaaaaagagaaatatgtgGATGAACTGAGAAAAGCATTGGTGTCAGGAGCAGGACCAGCTGATGCATACAcgtttaatttttccaaagaatctggtcatttctCCTTTGAGAAAAACCTGAAAGACGTTTCATTCAAACTTGGTTCCTTCAACCTAGAGAAAGTTGCAAGCCCAGCTGAAGTCATTAGAAGACTTATTTGTGACTGTCTGGACACCATTGCAGACAACCAAGCCAAAAATGAGCACCTGCGGAATGAAAATGAAAG CTTGAGAGATTGGAATGATGTTCAAGGACGGTTTGAAAGATGTGTTAGCGCTAAGGAAACTGTGGAGACGGATCTTTATAAGCGGTTTATCCTCGTGCTGAATGAGAAGAAAGCGAAGATCAGAAGCTTACACCAATTGTTAAGTGAagttcaagaagaagaaaagaacaccGATCCTGAAAGGGAAACTGCATGTTCTGACATTGCCGTGGACAGAGATACAGTCTACGATGAAAGTACTGATGAGGAAGGTAACAACCTGCCTGATTCCTCATTTTCAGCTCCAGGAAAAGATGATTCCATCATTTCAAGTCCTGATGTCACTGATATTGCACCAAGTAGAAAGAGGAGGCAAAGGATGCAGAAAAATCTCGGAACAGGACCTAAAATGGCTACTCAGGAATGTCAGcttcaggaaaaggaaaagtttttattCTCTCCGCAATTGGCCTGA